A single window of Aquila chrysaetos chrysaetos chromosome W unlocalized genomic scaffold, bAquChr1.4 W_unloc_9, whole genome shotgun sequence DNA harbors:
- the LOC115338050 gene encoding RAC-beta serine/threonine-protein kinase-like isoform X2 — MNEVSVVKEGWLHKRGEYIKTWRPRYFLLKSDGSFIGYKERPETSDHSLPPLNNFSVAECQLMKTERPRPNTFVIRCLQWTTVIERTFHVDSPEEREEWMRAIQTVANSLKNQEPEADTMDYKCGSPNDSTGAEEMEVAVSKTRTKATMNDFDYLKLLGKGTFGKVILVREKATGHYYAMKILRKEVIIAKDEVAHTVTESRVLQNTRHPFLTLFFHLSRERVFTEDRARFYGAEIVSALEYLHSRDVVYRDIKLENLMLDKDGHIKITDFGLCKEGITDGATMKTFCGTPEYLAPEVLEDNDYGRAVDWWGLGVVMYEMMCGRLPFYNQDHERLFELILMEEIRFPRTLSPEAKSLLAGLLKKDPKQRLGGGPSDAKEVMEHRFFAPINWQDVVQKKLVPPFKPQVTSEIDTRYFDDEFTAQSITITPPDRYDNMGSLENDQRTHFPQFSYSASIRE, encoded by the exons ATGAATGAAGTGTCAGTCGTGAAGGAGGGCTGGCTGCACAAGAGAG GGGAATACATCAAAACGTGGCGTCCCCGGTATTTCCTGCTGAAAAGTGATGGCTCCTTTATTGGCTACAAGGAACGGCCAGAGACGTCTGACCACAGCTTGCCACCTCTGAATAACTTCTCCGTGGCAG AGTGCCAGCTGATGAAGACTGAGCGGCCTCGGCCCAACACCTTTGTCATCCGATGCTTGCAGTGGACGACAGTCATTGAGAGGACTTTCCACGTGGACTCTCCCGAAGAGCG CGAGGAGTGGATGCGAGCTATCCAGACGGTAGCAAACAGCCTGAAGAACCAGGAACCAGAGGCAGACACAATGGATTACAAGTGTGGATCTCCTAATGACAGCACCGGCGCTGAGGAGATGGAGGTGGCTGTCAGCAAAACCCGCACCAAGGCT ACCATGAATGATTTTGATTACCTGAAGCTCCTGGGAAAGGGTACTTTTGGCAAAGTCATCTTGGTGCGGGAAAAGGCCACTGGCCACTATTACGCCATGAAAATCCTACGGAAAGAGGTCATCATTGCGAAA GATGAGGTGGCGCACACTGTTACGGAGAGCCGGGTGCTGCAGAACACCAGGCACCCCTTCCTTACT CTGTTTTTCCACCTCTCGAGAGAACGCGTCTTCACAGAAGACCGAGCCCGTTTCTACGGCGCAGAAATAGTCTCTGCGCTGGAGTACCTGCACTCCCGGGACGTGGTGTACAGGGACATTAAG ctggaaaacctCATGCTGGACAAAGACGGCCACATCAAAATCACCGACTTCGGGCTCTGCAAGGAAGGCATCACGGATGGAGCCACCATGAAGACTTTCTGTGGCACTCCCGAGTACCTGGCTCCAGAG GTCCTGGAGGACAATGATTACGGCCGCGCTGTGGACTGGTGGGGCCTGGGGGTCGTCATGTATGAGATGATGTGTGGTCGCCTCCCCTTCTACAACCAGGACCACGAGCGTCTCTTCGAGCTGATCCTCATGGAGGAGATCCGCTTCCCTCGTACCCTCAGCCCCGAGGCCAAatccttgctggctgggctgctcAAGAAGGATCCCAAACAGAG GCTCGGCGGAGGTCCCAGCGATGCCAAGGAGGTGATGGAGCATCGCTTCTTCGCCCCCATCAACTGGCAGGACGTGGTTCAGAAGAAG CTGGTCCCGCCATTCAAGCCCCAAGTGACGTCTGAGATCGACACACGGTATTTTGATGACGAGTTCACCGCCCAATCCATCACCATCACCCCACCAGATCGCT ATGACAATATGGGCTCCCTGGAGAATGACCAGCGGACGCACTTCCCCCAGTTCTCCTACTCTGCCAGCATACGGGAGTAA
- the LOC115338047 gene encoding F-box only protein 46-like isoform X1 encodes MEPNAFPQLQLWCPRPFGTYSQNKPCPGPGSTKKPFSCRPTEEPAGAQALSENTPPAPAYAAPAPPASVEEGRVLLDTWYVIKPGNTKEKVAFFVAHQCGGVSGGGGTGGRASTMKVKGNWGSDSSKAKRRRRCHDPTKSKPSPAWATGSKDTACLCPSEPSAAASEAPDLLSVAEMVALVEQRTALALQSFPRPCGAPTAPVVFVEAPSGETKVPSGSDCSRVAEAVAHFESQQREHGGTRPNGLCRPGAECAAAAAVSSAPGPGEVRIAFHISSGREPRAGAAAAEPGAVGHPNCVFMSCGTASGGGNASGRAKDKITCDLYQLISPSHDVLSNNVEFLLATAGPKGDGDGPDMDMGCGEGSATTVKPEMGEGIGEGASASARDCASGFHVDVVVTGVVDQCVFFGKDSAKKMKEETVRLPAAAQEDPLPGQLFLLPVPEETPVVEDMEASEEPSAVPDPSLCRLYHHVSHDFLEIRFKIQRLLEPRQYMLLLPEHVMVKIFSYLPTQALAALKCSCHYFKSIIETFGVQATDSRWNRDPLYRDDPCKQCKKHYEKGDVSLCRWHPKPYHHDLPYGRSYWMCCRRPDKEAPGCRVGLHDNNWVHPATRRDDGSTLWGAWASWGLPGTWSLTPSKW; translated from the exons ATGGAGCCCAACGCCTtcccccagctgcagctctggtgCCCGCGGCCCTTCGGCACTTACTCCCAGAACAAACCATGCCCTGGCCCTGGCTCCACCAAGAAACCCTTCTCCTGCCGTCCCACCGAGGAGCCCGCTGGAGCCCAGGCCCTGTCCGAAAACACACCACCGGCTCCTGCCTATGCCGCCCCAGCTCCTCCGGCATCGGTGGAGGAAGGACGGGTGCTGCTGGACACATGGTATGTCATCAAACCGGGCAACACCAAGGAGAAGGTGGCTTTCTTTGTGGCACACCAGTGTGGCGGTGTCAGTGGTGGCGGTGGCACCGGCGGCCGCGCCAGCACCATGAAGGTAAAAGGCAACTGGGGCAGTGATAGCTCCAAAGCCAAGCGGCGCCGGCGCTGCCATGACCCCACTAAGAGCAAGCCAAGCCCAGCATGGGCTACTGGCAGCAAGGACACGGCTTGCCTGTGTCCCAGCGAACCGTCCGCCGCTGCCAGTGAAGCCCCCGACTTGCTGTCAGTGGCGGAGATGGTGGCGTTGGTGGAGCAGAGGACGGCGCTGGCGTTGCAGAGCTTCCCCCGGCCCTGCGGCGCTCCTACCGCCCCAGTTGTCTTTGTGGAGGCACCCAGCGGTGAAACCAAAGTGCCGAGCGGCTCCGATTGCAGCCGGGTGGCAGAAGCTGTCGCCCACTTCGAGTCACAGCAGCGGGAGCACGGTGGCACCCGACCCAATGGGTTGTGCCGCCCAGGTGCTGAATgtgccgcagcagcagcagtatcaTCAGCACCGGGTCCTGGTGAGGTGCGCATCGCCTTCCACATCTCCAGTGGCCGCGAGCCCCGTGCTGGAGCTGCCGCAGCCGAGCCGGGTGCTGTCGGGCATCCCAATTGCGTCTTTATGAGCTGCGGGACGGCGAGTGGTGGCGGTAATGCCAGTGGTCGCGCCAAGGACAAGATCACCTGTGACCTTTACCAGCTGATCAGCCCGTCCCACGATGTGCTGTCCAACAACGTGGAGTTCCTCCTGGCCACCGCTGGTCCCaagggggatggggatggcCCTGACATGGACATGGGGTGCGGCGAGGGGTCGGCAACCACTGTCAAGCCGGAGATGGGTGAAGGAATTGGTGAGGGCGCGTCGGCGTCGGCACGGGATTGTGCCTCCGGCTTCCACGTGGATGTGGTGGTGACGGGGGTGGTGGACCAATGTGTCTTCTTTGGCAAGGACAGCGCCAAGAAGATGAAGGAGGAGACAGTGCGGCTGCCGGCAGCGGCGCAGGAGGACCCACTGCCAGggcagctcttcctcctgcctgtccctgaGGAGACACCGGTGGTGGAGGACATGGAGGCCAGCGAGGAGCCATCAGCTGTTCCCGACCCCTCGCTTTGTCGGTTGTACCATCATGTCTCCCATGACTTTTTGGAGATCCGCTTCAAGATCCAGCGGCTGCTGGAGCCCCGGCAGTACATGCTTCTGCTGCCAGAGCACGTCATGGTGAAGATCTTCAGCTACCTGCCCACCCAAGCGCTGGCCGCCCTCAAGTGCTCCTGTCACTACTTCAAGTCCATCATTGAGACCTTCGGGGTGCAGGCCACCGATTCCCGCTGGAACCGCGACCCCCTCTACCGCGACGACCCCTGCAAGCAGTGCAAGAAGCATTATGAGAAGGGGGACGTGTCCCTGTGCCGATGGCATCCCAAGCCCTACCACCACGACCTGCCTTACGGCCGATCCTACTGGATGTGCTGCCGGAGACCTGATAAGGAAGCGCCCGGTTGCAGGGTGGGCTTGCATGATAACAACTGGGTACACCCAGCCACCCGGCGCGATGACGGCAG cacaTTATGGGGTGCTTGGGCATCCTGGGGGCTGCCTGGCACCTGGAGCTTGACGCCTTCGAAGTGGTGA
- the LOC115338045 gene encoding uncharacterized protein C19orf47-like, whose product MEEDAELVELETAPEAGVTGVTVARDRHGLYIAKAPKSLHIHQGDQLLSARVFFKGAPPEDIARVLESARSCKVSLCLRRRTPGTRIPLGSTSTGSEGHQGKVARTASNKLASVKAGLCDAADENPTIPVKRRRVTAEMEGKYIINMPKGTTPRTKKILEQQAAKGLQRTSVFDRLGAEAKADATTGGKPTGVFSRLGDTLGTDGDKATESDDDCSVLQYAGVLKKLTKPPRKESTELGGTIKAKATSSEAKPVTVTAAIQQLGHRNATGIRMVAKPQPVASKISGISIAAVSVKAQDGNVTSTKDKSKPEIRVTIKRTWGCGKVSSTSETPGAQMDSAGTVSVFKRLGKKPD is encoded by the exons atGGAG GAGGACGCGGAGCTGGTGGAGCTGGAGACGGCACCCGAGGCCGGGGTGACGGGCGTCACCGTGGCCCGTGACCGCCACGGCCTCTACATCGCCAAGGCGCCCAAATCCCTGCACATCCACCAAG GTGACCAGCTCCTCAGCGCCAGGGTTTTCTTCAAGGGGGCCCCCCCTGAGGACATCGCACGGGTTCTGGagagtgccaggtcctgcaagGTCTCGCTCTGCCTCCGACGTCGGACACCTGGCACCCGCATCCCCCTTGGCAGCACCAGCACCGGCAGCGAGGGACATCAGGGGAAGGTGGCCAG GACTGCCTCCAACAAATTGGCCTCTGTGAAGGCAG GTTTATGTGACGCGGCAGATGAAAATCCAACGATCCCAGTAAAACGCCGCCGGGTGACAGCAGAAATGGAAGGGAAATACATCATTAACATGCCCAAGGGCACCACGCCGAGGACAAAGAAAATCCTGGAGCAGCAAGCGGCCAAAG GTCTGCAGAGGACGTCCGTCTTTGACCGGCTGGGAGCTGAGGCAAAAGCGGATGCGACCACAGGAGGCAAG CCCACAGGGGTCTTCAGCAGACTGGGTGACACCTTGGGGACCGATGGGGACAAAGCCACCGAGAGTGACGACGACTGCTCTGTTCTCCAGTACGCCGGCGTCCTAAAAAAACTCACCAAACCTCCCCGTAAGGAAAGCACTGAGCTGGGAGGGACCATCAAGGCGAAAGCCACCAGTTCAGAAGCCAAACCAGTCACTGTCACTGCCGCCATCCAGCAGCTTGGTCATAGGAATGCCACTGGTATCCGTATGGTGGCGAAACCACAACCGGTGGCATCCAAAATCAGCGGCATCAGTATTGC tgCGGTGTCAGTCAAAGCCCAGGATGGCAATGTCACCAGCACAAAGGATAAAAGCAAACCCGAAATTCGGGTGACGATcaaaaggacctgggggtgcgGGAAGGTGAGCAGCACCAGCGAGACCCCCGGTGCTCAGATGGACAGCGCTGGCACCGTTAGCGTCTTTAAACGGCTGGGGAAGAAACCGGATTGA
- the LOC115338050 gene encoding RAC-beta serine/threonine-protein kinase-like isoform X1 encodes MNEVSVVKEGWLHKRGEYIKTWRPRYFLLKSDGSFIGYKERPETSDHSLPPLNNFSVAECQLMKTERPRPNTFVIRCLQWTTVIERTFHVDSPEEREEWMRAIQTVANSLKNQEPEADTMDYKCGSPNDSTGAEEMEVAVSKTRTKATMNDFDYLKLLGKGTFGKVILVREKATGHYYAMKILRKEVIIAKDEVAHTVTESRVLQNTRHPFLTALKYAFQTNDRLCFVMEYANGGELFFHLSRERVFTEDRARFYGAEIVSALEYLHSRDVVYRDIKLENLMLDKDGHIKITDFGLCKEGITDGATMKTFCGTPEYLAPEVLEDNDYGRAVDWWGLGVVMYEMMCGRLPFYNQDHERLFELILMEEIRFPRTLSPEAKSLLAGLLKKDPKQRLGGGPSDAKEVMEHRFFAPINWQDVVQKKLVPPFKPQVTSEIDTRYFDDEFTAQSITITPPDRYDNMGSLENDQRTHFPQFSYSASIRE; translated from the exons ATGAATGAAGTGTCAGTCGTGAAGGAGGGCTGGCTGCACAAGAGAG GGGAATACATCAAAACGTGGCGTCCCCGGTATTTCCTGCTGAAAAGTGATGGCTCCTTTATTGGCTACAAGGAACGGCCAGAGACGTCTGACCACAGCTTGCCACCTCTGAATAACTTCTCCGTGGCAG AGTGCCAGCTGATGAAGACTGAGCGGCCTCGGCCCAACACCTTTGTCATCCGATGCTTGCAGTGGACGACAGTCATTGAGAGGACTTTCCACGTGGACTCTCCCGAAGAGCG CGAGGAGTGGATGCGAGCTATCCAGACGGTAGCAAACAGCCTGAAGAACCAGGAACCAGAGGCAGACACAATGGATTACAAGTGTGGATCTCCTAATGACAGCACCGGCGCTGAGGAGATGGAGGTGGCTGTCAGCAAAACCCGCACCAAGGCT ACCATGAATGATTTTGATTACCTGAAGCTCCTGGGAAAGGGTACTTTTGGCAAAGTCATCTTGGTGCGGGAAAAGGCCACTGGCCACTATTACGCCATGAAAATCCTACGGAAAGAGGTCATCATTGCGAAA GATGAGGTGGCGCACACTGTTACGGAGAGCCGGGTGCTGCAGAACACCAGGCACCCCTTCCTTACT GCGCTGAAATATGCCTTTCAGACAAATGACCGGCTGTGCTTCGTCATGGAGTACGCCAATGGCGGAGAG CTGTTTTTCCACCTCTCGAGAGAACGCGTCTTCACAGAAGACCGAGCCCGTTTCTACGGCGCAGAAATAGTCTCTGCGCTGGAGTACCTGCACTCCCGGGACGTGGTGTACAGGGACATTAAG ctggaaaacctCATGCTGGACAAAGACGGCCACATCAAAATCACCGACTTCGGGCTCTGCAAGGAAGGCATCACGGATGGAGCCACCATGAAGACTTTCTGTGGCACTCCCGAGTACCTGGCTCCAGAG GTCCTGGAGGACAATGATTACGGCCGCGCTGTGGACTGGTGGGGCCTGGGGGTCGTCATGTATGAGATGATGTGTGGTCGCCTCCCCTTCTACAACCAGGACCACGAGCGTCTCTTCGAGCTGATCCTCATGGAGGAGATCCGCTTCCCTCGTACCCTCAGCCCCGAGGCCAAatccttgctggctgggctgctcAAGAAGGATCCCAAACAGAG GCTCGGCGGAGGTCCCAGCGATGCCAAGGAGGTGATGGAGCATCGCTTCTTCGCCCCCATCAACTGGCAGGACGTGGTTCAGAAGAAG CTGGTCCCGCCATTCAAGCCCCAAGTGACGTCTGAGATCGACACACGGTATTTTGATGACGAGTTCACCGCCCAATCCATCACCATCACCCCACCAGATCGCT ATGACAATATGGGCTCCCTGGAGAATGACCAGCGGACGCACTTCCCCCAGTTCTCCTACTCTGCCAGCATACGGGAGTAA
- the LOC115338047 gene encoding F-box only protein 46-like isoform X2 — translation MEPNAFPQLQLWCPRPFGTYSQNKPCPGPGSTKKPFSCRPTEEPAGAQALSENTPPAPAYAAPAPPASVEEGRVLLDTWYVIKPGNTKEKVAFFVAHQCGGVSGGGGTGGRASTMKVKGNWGSDSSKAKRRRRCHDPTKSKPSPAWATGSKDTACLCPSEPSAAASEAPDLLSVAEMVALVEQRTALALQSFPRPCGAPTAPVVFVEAPSGETKVPSGSDCSRVAEAVAHFESQQREHGGTRPNGLCRPGAECAAAAAVSSAPGPGEVRIAFHISSGREPRAGAAAAEPGAVGHPNCVFMSCGTASGGGNASGRAKDKITCDLYQLISPSHDVLSNNVEFLLATAGPKGDGDGPDMDMGCGEGSATTVKPEMGEGIGEGASASARDCASGFHVDVVVTGVVDQCVFFGKDSAKKMKEETVRLPAAAQEDPLPGQLFLLPVPEETPVVEDMEASEEPSAVPDPSLCRLYHHVSHDFLEIRFKIQRLLEPRQYMLLLPEHVMVKIFSYLPTQALAALKCSCHYFKSIIETFGVQATDSRWNRDPLYRDDPCKQCKKHYEKGDVSLCRWHPKPYHHDLPYGRSYWMCCRRPDKEAPGCRVGLHDNNWVHPATRRDDGRVTPLGWCPGPR, via the exons ATGGAGCCCAACGCCTtcccccagctgcagctctggtgCCCGCGGCCCTTCGGCACTTACTCCCAGAACAAACCATGCCCTGGCCCTGGCTCCACCAAGAAACCCTTCTCCTGCCGTCCCACCGAGGAGCCCGCTGGAGCCCAGGCCCTGTCCGAAAACACACCACCGGCTCCTGCCTATGCCGCCCCAGCTCCTCCGGCATCGGTGGAGGAAGGACGGGTGCTGCTGGACACATGGTATGTCATCAAACCGGGCAACACCAAGGAGAAGGTGGCTTTCTTTGTGGCACACCAGTGTGGCGGTGTCAGTGGTGGCGGTGGCACCGGCGGCCGCGCCAGCACCATGAAGGTAAAAGGCAACTGGGGCAGTGATAGCTCCAAAGCCAAGCGGCGCCGGCGCTGCCATGACCCCACTAAGAGCAAGCCAAGCCCAGCATGGGCTACTGGCAGCAAGGACACGGCTTGCCTGTGTCCCAGCGAACCGTCCGCCGCTGCCAGTGAAGCCCCCGACTTGCTGTCAGTGGCGGAGATGGTGGCGTTGGTGGAGCAGAGGACGGCGCTGGCGTTGCAGAGCTTCCCCCGGCCCTGCGGCGCTCCTACCGCCCCAGTTGTCTTTGTGGAGGCACCCAGCGGTGAAACCAAAGTGCCGAGCGGCTCCGATTGCAGCCGGGTGGCAGAAGCTGTCGCCCACTTCGAGTCACAGCAGCGGGAGCACGGTGGCACCCGACCCAATGGGTTGTGCCGCCCAGGTGCTGAATgtgccgcagcagcagcagtatcaTCAGCACCGGGTCCTGGTGAGGTGCGCATCGCCTTCCACATCTCCAGTGGCCGCGAGCCCCGTGCTGGAGCTGCCGCAGCCGAGCCGGGTGCTGTCGGGCATCCCAATTGCGTCTTTATGAGCTGCGGGACGGCGAGTGGTGGCGGTAATGCCAGTGGTCGCGCCAAGGACAAGATCACCTGTGACCTTTACCAGCTGATCAGCCCGTCCCACGATGTGCTGTCCAACAACGTGGAGTTCCTCCTGGCCACCGCTGGTCCCaagggggatggggatggcCCTGACATGGACATGGGGTGCGGCGAGGGGTCGGCAACCACTGTCAAGCCGGAGATGGGTGAAGGAATTGGTGAGGGCGCGTCGGCGTCGGCACGGGATTGTGCCTCCGGCTTCCACGTGGATGTGGTGGTGACGGGGGTGGTGGACCAATGTGTCTTCTTTGGCAAGGACAGCGCCAAGAAGATGAAGGAGGAGACAGTGCGGCTGCCGGCAGCGGCGCAGGAGGACCCACTGCCAGggcagctcttcctcctgcctgtccctgaGGAGACACCGGTGGTGGAGGACATGGAGGCCAGCGAGGAGCCATCAGCTGTTCCCGACCCCTCGCTTTGTCGGTTGTACCATCATGTCTCCCATGACTTTTTGGAGATCCGCTTCAAGATCCAGCGGCTGCTGGAGCCCCGGCAGTACATGCTTCTGCTGCCAGAGCACGTCATGGTGAAGATCTTCAGCTACCTGCCCACCCAAGCGCTGGCCGCCCTCAAGTGCTCCTGTCACTACTTCAAGTCCATCATTGAGACCTTCGGGGTGCAGGCCACCGATTCCCGCTGGAACCGCGACCCCCTCTACCGCGACGACCCCTGCAAGCAGTGCAAGAAGCATTATGAGAAGGGGGACGTGTCCCTGTGCCGATGGCATCCCAAGCCCTACCACCACGACCTGCCTTACGGCCGATCCTACTGGATGTGCTGCCGGAGACCTGATAAGGAAGCGCCCGGTTGCAGGGTGGGCTTGCATGATAACAACTGGGTACACCCAGCCACCCGGCGCGATGACGGCAG GGTAACGCCTCTGGGGTGGTGTCCTGGTCCGAGGTGA